A portion of the Anoxybacillus gonensis genome contains these proteins:
- a CDS encoding alanine/glycine:cation symporter family protein, producing the protein MENIVGFLNELLWSPVMIYFCLGVGLLFSIITRFLQVRHFKDMIKLMFQGKSSDAGVSSFQALSIALSGRVGTGNIAGTATAIAFGGPGAVFWMWMIAFIGASSAFIESTLAQIYKVKQDGQYRGGPAYYIEKGIGWKWYAVLFAISSIIAVGLLMPGIQSNSIATGLNNAFGLSPTWTGVLLVALLGAIIFGGVKRIATVAQYVVPFMALAYILLALIIMAANITQLPAVFALIVKSALGFDSAFGGILGMAISWGVKRGIYSNEAGQGTGAHAAAAAEVSHPAKQGLVQAFSVYIDTLLVCSATAFMILFTGMYNTANPSGGFIVENLKGVNPGPGYTQAAIETIFPGFGAAFVAIALFFFAFTTIMAYYYIAETNVAYLMRGKNGTWLMTGLKIMLLIATFYGAVKTADLAWALGDVGLGIMVWLNLIAILILAKPALQALKDYEEQKEQGLDPVFDPTKLGIKNADYWVNDFKRDEERVS; encoded by the coding sequence TTGGAGAATATTGTCGGTTTTCTAAATGAATTATTATGGAGTCCGGTCATGATTTATTTTTGTCTTGGTGTTGGTCTTTTATTTTCGATTATTACCCGCTTTTTACAAGTGCGCCATTTTAAAGACATGATTAAACTCATGTTTCAAGGGAAAAGCTCCGATGCGGGTGTTTCTTCGTTCCAAGCATTATCGATCGCCCTTTCCGGTCGGGTAGGAACAGGAAATATCGCTGGAACAGCGACAGCGATCGCTTTTGGTGGACCAGGTGCTGTATTTTGGATGTGGATGATTGCATTTATTGGTGCATCAAGTGCATTTATTGAGTCAACGTTAGCACAAATTTATAAAGTAAAGCAAGATGGGCAATATCGCGGTGGCCCTGCGTATTACATCGAAAAGGGGATCGGTTGGAAATGGTATGCAGTGCTATTTGCGATTTCGTCAATTATTGCAGTTGGATTGTTAATGCCGGGCATTCAATCGAACTCTATCGCGACGGGATTGAATAACGCTTTCGGCTTAAGTCCGACATGGACAGGTGTTTTGCTTGTTGCGTTGCTTGGTGCCATTATTTTTGGTGGGGTGAAGCGAATTGCAACCGTAGCGCAATATGTCGTTCCTTTTATGGCGCTTGCGTACATTTTACTTGCGCTCATCATTATGGCAGCAAATATTACACAGCTGCCAGCGGTATTTGCACTAATTGTAAAGAGTGCATTAGGGTTTGACTCCGCATTCGGCGGTATTTTAGGCATGGCGATTTCATGGGGAGTAAAACGGGGCATTTATTCAAATGAAGCTGGACAAGGAACTGGGGCACATGCAGCGGCCGCTGCTGAAGTATCCCATCCAGCGAAACAAGGGCTCGTTCAAGCGTTTTCTGTATATATCGATACACTGCTCGTTTGTTCAGCTACAGCGTTTATGATTTTATTTACGGGAATGTATAACACAGCGAATCCAAGCGGTGGATTTATTGTTGAAAACTTAAAAGGGGTAAACCCTGGCCCAGGTTATACACAAGCTGCGATTGAAACGATCTTCCCTGGCTTTGGAGCCGCTTTTGTTGCGATTGCGTTATTTTTCTTCGCATTTACAACGATCATGGCGTATTATTACATTGCCGAGACGAATGTCGCTTATTTAATGCGTGGGAAAAACGGAACGTGGTTAATGACGGGATTAAAAATAATGCTTTTAATCGCAACATTTTACGGGGCGGTAAAAACAGCAGACTTAGCATGGGCGCTCGGTGATGTCGGTCTTGGTATCATGGTTTGGCTAAACTTAATCGCCATTTTAATTTTGGCAAAACCAGCGTTACAAGCATTAAAAGATTATGAAGAACAAAAAGAACAAGGACTTGATCCTGTGTTTGATCCAACAAAACTAGGCATTAAAAACGCGGACTATTGGGTCAATGATTTTAAACGAGATGAAGAACGCGTGTCATAA
- the pcrA gene encoding DNA helicase PcrA, whose protein sequence is MSMSAHMLLEGLNEKQKEAVKTTEGPLLIMAGAGSGKTRVLTHRIAYLMAEKDVAPWNILAITFTNKAAREMKERVERIVGKQAEDIWISTFHSMCVRILRRDIDRIGIHANFSILDPTDQLSVLKHIVKDRNIDPKKYDPRALLGAISSAKNELMTPEKYADQAASPYEQLVADVYKEYQKRLLRNHALDFDDLIMTTIQLFQRVPEVLEYYQRKFQYIHVDEYQDTNRSQYLLVNMLAKRFQNLCVVGDSDQSIYRWRGADISNILSFEKDYPNAKVILLEQNYRSTKRILQAANAVIEHNTQRKPKKLWTENSEGHALVYYEAMTEVDEAQFVVGKIKEYVDAGKRAYKDFAVLYRTNAQSRVLEEMLLKANIPYKIVGGLKFYDRKEIKDVLAYLRLIANPNDDISFTRIINIPKRGIGASTIDKIAAYASSQGISMFDALGSIEEIGISARIAAPLVQFREQIHHWSQMQHYLSVTELVEDVLDRSGYRDMLREEKTLEAHSRLENIDEFLSVTQHFEQVNEDKSLVAFLTDLALVADIDQLDNDNEGQTNDAVVLMTLHSAKGLEFPVVFLVGLEEGIFPHNRSLNDEDEMEEERRLAYVGITRAEEELFLTRAHMRTLFGQTHVNAPSRFIDEIPEELIEYAHKRVTKQQTSQRSSTVSQGGWRVGDKVSHKVWGIGTIVRVKENEGDQEIDVAFSSPIGIKRLLAKFAPITKV, encoded by the coding sequence AAGTGGAAAGACGCGCGTGTTAACGCATCGCATCGCTTATTTAATGGCGGAAAAAGACGTTGCTCCTTGGAACATTTTAGCGATTACATTTACAAACAAGGCAGCACGCGAAATGAAAGAACGTGTAGAACGCATCGTTGGAAAACAGGCGGAAGATATATGGATTTCTACGTTTCACTCGATGTGCGTCCGCATTTTGCGACGCGACATTGATCGGATCGGCATTCACGCTAACTTTTCCATTTTGGATCCAACCGATCAATTGTCTGTGCTAAAACATATTGTAAAAGATCGCAATATTGATCCGAAAAAATATGATCCACGTGCGCTTTTAGGTGCGATTAGTAGCGCGAAAAACGAATTGATGACGCCGGAAAAATATGCCGATCAAGCTGCAAGCCCATATGAACAGCTTGTTGCGGATGTGTATAAAGAATATCAAAAGCGATTGTTGCGCAATCATGCTCTTGATTTTGATGATTTAATTATGACGACGATTCAACTATTTCAACGTGTTCCGGAAGTGTTGGAGTATTATCAACGAAAGTTTCAATACATTCATGTTGATGAATATCAAGATACGAACCGCTCACAATATTTGCTTGTGAACATGCTTGCCAAACGATTTCAAAACTTATGTGTAGTTGGCGATTCTGATCAATCCATTTATCGTTGGCGCGGTGCCGATATTAGCAACATTTTATCGTTTGAAAAAGACTATCCGAACGCCAAAGTCATTTTGCTTGAACAAAATTACCGTTCGACGAAACGTATTTTACAAGCTGCCAACGCGGTTATTGAGCATAATACACAACGAAAACCGAAAAAGCTTTGGACGGAAAATAGCGAAGGACATGCCCTTGTGTATTACGAGGCGATGACGGAAGTAGATGAAGCGCAATTTGTCGTTGGGAAAATTAAAGAATATGTTGATGCAGGAAAACGAGCGTATAAAGATTTTGCTGTTTTATATCGAACGAATGCGCAATCGCGCGTGCTTGAAGAAATGTTATTAAAGGCGAATATCCCATATAAAATTGTTGGCGGTTTAAAATTCTATGACCGAAAAGAAATTAAAGATGTGTTAGCTTATTTACGCTTAATTGCGAATCCGAATGATGACATTAGTTTTACACGCATTATTAACATTCCAAAGCGCGGCATTGGAGCATCGACAATTGATAAAATTGCAGCGTATGCTTCTAGTCAAGGGATATCGATGTTTGATGCGCTCGGTTCTATTGAAGAAATTGGAATTAGCGCTCGCATCGCTGCACCGCTCGTGCAGTTTCGCGAACAAATTCATCATTGGAGCCAAATGCAACATTATTTATCTGTCACAGAGCTTGTCGAAGATGTGCTCGATCGTTCCGGTTACCGCGATATGCTTCGCGAAGAAAAAACGTTAGAGGCACATAGTCGACTTGAAAACATTGACGAGTTTTTATCAGTTACTCAACATTTTGAACAAGTAAACGAAGATAAGTCGCTCGTTGCCTTCTTAACGGACTTAGCGCTTGTTGCAGATATCGATCAGCTTGATAATGATAATGAAGGACAAACAAATGATGCGGTTGTTTTAATGACACTTCATTCCGCAAAAGGATTAGAGTTTCCTGTCGTTTTTCTAGTCGGACTAGAAGAGGGGATCTTCCCGCATAACCGCTCATTAAACGATGAAGATGAAATGGAAGAGGAACGACGTTTAGCATATGTTGGCATTACGCGTGCGGAAGAAGAGCTCTTTTTAACGCGCGCGCATATGCGTACGTTATTTGGACAAACGCATGTTAACGCGCCATCTCGTTTTATCGATGAAATTCCTGAAGAGCTCATTGAATATGCGCATAAACGAGTGACAAAACAGCAAACATCCCAACGTTCATCTACCGTTTCGCAAGGAGGATGGCGCGTAGGCGATAAAGTGAGCCATAAAGTGTGGGGCATTGGAACAATCGTGCGCGTAAAAGAAAACGAGGGTGATCAAGAGATAGATGTTGCTTTTTCAAGCCCAATTGGCATTAAACGACTTTTGGCGAAATTTGCTCCGATTACGAAAGTGTAG
- the pruA gene encoding L-glutamate gamma-semialdehyde dehydrogenase has protein sequence MVQPYKHEPFTDFTIEANKKAFEEGLKTVQAYLGQDYPLVIGGERIMTEDKIVSINPANKTEVVGRVAKANKDLAEKAMQTADAAFTWWSKTKPEMRADILFRAAAIVRRRKHEFSALLVKEAGKPWKEADADTAEAIDFMEYYARQMLKLKDGIPVESRPGETNRFFYIPLGVGVVISPWNFPFAIMAGTTVAALVTGNTVLLKPASATPVVAYKFVEVLEEAGLPAGVLNYIPGSGAEVGDYLVDHPRTRFISFTGSRDVGIRIYERAAKVHPGQIWLKRVIAEMGGKDTIVVDKEADLELAAQSIVASAFGFSGQKCSACSRVVVLEDVYDQVLNRVVELTKQLKVSNPEEQSTFMGPVIDQSAYNKIMEYIEIGKQEGKLMTGGEGDDSKGFFIQPTVFADVDPKARIMQEEIFGPVVAFTKAKDFDQALDIANNTEYGLTGAVISNNRFHLEKAREEFHVGNLYFNRGCTGAIVGYHPFGGFNMSGTDSKAGGPDYLLLHMQAKTVSEMF, from the coding sequence ATGGTACAACCTTACAAACATGAACCATTTACAGACTTTACAATCGAAGCAAACAAAAAAGCGTTTGAAGAAGGATTGAAGACGGTACAAGCTTATCTCGGTCAAGATTATCCGCTTGTCATTGGCGGAGAACGAATCATGACGGAAGATAAGATTGTTTCCATTAATCCAGCGAATAAAACAGAAGTTGTCGGTCGCGTAGCGAAAGCGAATAAAGATTTAGCAGAAAAAGCGATGCAAACAGCCGATGCGGCATTTACATGGTGGAGCAAAACGAAGCCAGAAATGCGCGCAGATATTTTGTTCCGTGCGGCAGCGATTGTGCGTCGTCGCAAACATGAGTTTTCCGCATTGCTTGTGAAAGAAGCAGGAAAACCGTGGAAAGAAGCAGATGCAGATACTGCTGAAGCGATTGACTTTATGGAATATTATGCTCGCCAAATGTTGAAATTAAAAGACGGCATTCCTGTCGAAAGTCGTCCGGGAGAAACAAACCGTTTCTTCTACATTCCGCTTGGCGTTGGCGTTGTCATTTCGCCGTGGAACTTCCCATTTGCAATTATGGCGGGAACGACAGTTGCAGCGCTTGTGACAGGAAATACGGTGCTTTTAAAGCCAGCAAGTGCCACACCAGTCGTTGCTTATAAGTTCGTAGAAGTGTTAGAAGAAGCAGGCCTTCCAGCAGGCGTATTAAACTACATTCCGGGAAGCGGTGCGGAAGTAGGCGATTATTTAGTCGACCATCCGCGCACACGTTTTATTAGCTTCACAGGTTCACGCGATGTTGGCATTCGTATTTATGAGCGTGCCGCTAAAGTGCATCCAGGACAAATTTGGCTCAAGCGCGTCATTGCCGAAATGGGCGGAAAAGACACGATTGTTGTTGATAAAGAAGCAGACCTTGAATTAGCTGCACAATCAATTGTGGCATCGGCATTCGGTTTCTCTGGTCAAAAATGTTCAGCATGCTCGCGCGTTGTTGTGCTTGAAGACGTATACGATCAAGTATTAAACCGCGTTGTCGAGTTAACAAAGCAACTAAAAGTCAGCAATCCAGAAGAACAAAGCACGTTTATGGGACCGGTTATCGATCAATCGGCATATAACAAAATTATGGAATATATCGAAATTGGTAAACAAGAAGGCAAGCTTATGACAGGTGGCGAAGGAGACGACTCGAAAGGCTTCTTCATTCAGCCAACGGTGTTTGCAGATGTCGATCCGAAAGCGCGCATTATGCAAGAAGAAATTTTCGGACCAGTCGTTGCGTTTACGAAAGCAAAAGACTTCGATCAGGCGCTTGACATTGCAAACAACACAGAATACGGCTTAACAGGTGCGGTCATTTCAAACAACCGCTTCCATTTAGAAAAAGCGCGTGAGGAGTTCCATGTTGGCAACCTTTACTTTAACCGTGGTTGCACAGGAGCGATTGTCGGCTACCATCCGTTTGGTGGATTCAACATGTCTGGTACAGACTCGAAAGCAGGTGGCCCAGACTACTTACTTCTCCATATGCAAGCAAAAACAGTATCAGAAATGTTTTAA
- the gatC gene encoding Asp-tRNA(Asn)/Glu-tRNA(Gln) amidotransferase subunit GatC encodes MSRISIEQVKHVAHLARLAITEEEAAMFAKQLDAIITFAEQLNELDTENVPPTSHVLNMKNVMREDVPTAGLPLEDVLKNAPDHQDGQFRVPAILE; translated from the coding sequence ATGTCACGAATTTCAATCGAGCAAGTCAAGCATGTGGCGCATTTGGCGCGCTTAGCGATTACAGAAGAGGAAGCAGCGATGTTTGCGAAGCAATTAGATGCGATTATTACGTTTGCCGAGCAGTTAAACGAGTTAGATACAGAAAACGTTCCGCCAACATCACACGTGCTGAATATGAAAAATGTGATGCGTGAAGATGTACCGACAGCTGGACTTCCGTTAGAAGACGTATTGAAAAATGCACCAGACCATCAAGACGGACAATTCCGAGTGCCAGCCATTTTAGAGTAA
- the ligA gene encoding NAD-dependent DNA ligase LigA, with translation MKNVTQHDVEKQIAELRQQIEKYNYEYYVLDKPSISDAEYDELMRKLMELEEQYPQYKTTDSPSQRVGGAPLEGFAKVLHRVPMLSLSNAFHEGDLRDFDRRVRQEVGDVRYVCELKIDGLAVSLRYENGYFVQGATRGDGTTGEDITENLKTIRSLPLRLRKQVTIEVRGEAYMPRQSFEKLNEKRKMNGEELFANPRNAAAGSLRQLDPKVVASRQLDIFVYHVVNAEELGFVSHSESLHYLDELGFKTNPARQVCETIDDVLSYIEQWHERRASLPYDIDGIVIKVDAFAQQKQLGATAKSPRWAIAYKFPAEEVVTQLVDIELSVGRTGVVTPTAILQPVRVAGTIVQRASLHNEDYIREKDIRLGDYVVIKKAGDIIPEVVRSLPERRTGQEKPFDMPTHCPACASELVRLDDEVALRCVNPQCPAQIREGLTHFVSRQAMNIDGLGEKVIAQLFEHGLVRSVADLYTLTKDKLVALERMGEKSATNLLQAIETSKQNSLERLLFGLGIRHVGAKAAKTLAEHFETMERLQQATKEELTAIHEIGEKMAESIVTYFSKEEVKQLLERLRAYGVNMTYKGAKRTADISSTFAGKTFVLTGTLQSMSRSEAKEKIEALGGKVTGSVSKKTDVVVVGEDAGSKLEKAKQLGITIWDEARFLQEIQQ, from the coding sequence ATGAAGAATGTGACACAACACGACGTTGAAAAGCAAATTGCTGAATTGCGCCAACAAATTGAGAAATATAACTATGAATATTACGTATTAGACAAACCTTCTATTTCTGATGCTGAATACGATGAATTAATGAGAAAATTGATGGAGTTAGAGGAGCAATATCCACAATATAAAACAACGGATTCTCCGTCGCAACGCGTTGGCGGAGCGCCGTTAGAGGGATTTGCCAAGGTGCTCCACCGCGTGCCGATGCTTAGTTTAAGCAACGCTTTTCATGAAGGAGATTTACGAGATTTTGACCGACGTGTACGCCAAGAAGTTGGTGACGTCCGTTACGTATGTGAATTAAAAATTGACGGTTTAGCCGTATCGCTCCGTTATGAAAATGGTTATTTCGTACAAGGAGCAACGCGCGGAGATGGGACGACAGGGGAAGATATTACGGAAAATTTAAAAACCATTCGCTCATTGCCGCTTCGATTGCGTAAACAAGTGACGATTGAAGTGCGTGGGGAAGCATATATGCCACGCCAATCATTTGAAAAGTTAAATGAAAAGCGCAAAATGAACGGAGAAGAATTGTTTGCTAATCCGCGCAATGCGGCAGCCGGATCGCTTCGTCAGCTTGATCCAAAAGTCGTCGCTTCCCGTCAGTTAGATATATTTGTATATCATGTCGTCAATGCAGAAGAGCTCGGATTCGTCTCCCATAGTGAGTCGCTTCATTATTTAGATGAGCTCGGATTTAAAACAAATCCGGCTCGGCAAGTATGCGAAACGATAGATGACGTATTGTCTTACATTGAACAGTGGCATGAACGACGCGCGTCATTGCCGTATGATATTGATGGAATCGTCATTAAAGTAGATGCGTTTGCGCAACAAAAGCAACTAGGAGCGACAGCGAAAAGTCCACGCTGGGCCATTGCTTATAAATTTCCGGCTGAAGAAGTTGTGACACAACTTGTTGATATTGAGCTAAGTGTCGGTCGAACAGGTGTGGTCACTCCGACAGCTATTTTACAGCCTGTGCGTGTGGCAGGCACGATTGTACAGCGTGCATCGCTGCATAATGAAGACTACATTCGTGAAAAAGATATTCGTCTTGGCGATTACGTCGTTATTAAAAAAGCGGGCGATATTATTCCAGAGGTTGTACGTTCATTGCCAGAGCGGCGAACAGGACAGGAGAAGCCTTTCGATATGCCGACGCATTGCCCAGCATGCGCAAGCGAACTCGTTCGTCTTGATGATGAAGTCGCGCTTCGCTGTGTCAATCCGCAATGTCCGGCACAAATTCGAGAGGGGCTTACTCATTTCGTTTCACGCCAAGCGATGAATATTGACGGATTAGGCGAAAAAGTGATCGCTCAACTATTTGAACACGGTCTCGTTCGTAGTGTGGCGGATTTGTATACGTTAACGAAAGACAAACTTGTCGCGTTAGAACGAATGGGAGAAAAATCAGCAACAAACTTACTGCAAGCGATTGAAACATCGAAACAAAATTCACTGGAGCGCTTATTGTTCGGGCTTGGTATTCGCCACGTTGGCGCAAAAGCGGCAAAAACGTTAGCGGAACATTTTGAAACGATGGAACGTCTTCAACAAGCGACGAAAGAAGAACTAACAGCCATTCATGAAATTGGTGAGAAAATGGCGGAATCGATTGTGACGTATTTTTCAAAAGAAGAAGTAAAGCAGTTGCTTGAACGCTTGCGGGCGTATGGTGTCAATATGACATATAAAGGTGCGAAACGGACAGCGGACATAAGCTCAACGTTTGCTGGGAAGACGTTTGTTTTAACAGGCACGTTACAATCGATGTCGCGGAGCGAAGCAAAAGAAAAAATTGAAGCACTAGGTGGAAAAGTGACAGGAAGTGTCAGTAAAAAAACAGACGTTGTCGTTGTAGGTGAAGATGCTGGATCAAAATTAGAAAAAGCGAAACAGCTTGGCATTACAATTTGGGATGAAGCGCGTTTTCTTCAAGAAATACAACAATAA
- the ade gene encoding adenine deaminase, whose amino-acid sequence MKQLAVASKKQLADVVVKNGKIVNVFTHEIVQADMAIADGKIVGIGTYDGHTVIDAKGKYVCPGLIDGHVHIESSMVTPSEFARVVVPHGVTTVITDPHEIANVAGTKGIEFMLNDSNDIPLDVYVMLPSCVPATDFEHAGATLHAEQLAPFFSHPRVLGLAEVMDYPSLLQGKQHMLAKLTAATEANKLIDGHLAGLNETAVNVYRSANVHTDHECVTVDEALARVRRGMYVLIREGSVAKDLHKLLPAVNTYNARRFLFCTDDKHIDELVTEGSIDHHIRLAIQAGIEPITAIQMATLNAAECYRLYTKGAIAPGYDADFLLVDDLQSFSITHVFKKGTLVAENGCATFSVAKATSVDKTIIQSVHTKKVTKEDVQIPFTRGNCANVIKIVPNHLHTKRLITEVNVQHGVFQPSLEQDLLKLVVVERHRGLGVGVGIVNGFQLKKGAIASSIAHDSHHIIATGTNDDDIITAIEHIQRINGGLVVVENGRVLADLPLEIGGLMTAKSYEQVLERLQAIHNALTAIGAANDFNPFITLAFLALPVIPELKLTDQGLFDVSSFQFIDVEV is encoded by the coding sequence ATGAAACAACTTGCTGTAGCTTCAAAAAAACAATTAGCCGATGTTGTCGTCAAAAATGGAAAAATTGTCAACGTCTTTACACACGAAATCGTGCAAGCGGATATGGCGATTGCCGATGGAAAAATTGTCGGTATCGGTACATATGATGGGCACACCGTCATTGATGCCAAAGGGAAATACGTTTGCCCTGGGCTAATTGACGGACACGTCCACATTGAATCATCCATGGTTACACCGAGCGAATTTGCTCGCGTCGTCGTTCCACACGGCGTCACAACCGTCATTACCGATCCGCACGAAATTGCGAACGTCGCGGGGACAAAAGGCATCGAATTTATGCTAAACGATTCGAACGACATTCCGCTTGATGTATATGTGATGTTGCCGTCGTGCGTGCCTGCAACCGATTTTGAACACGCTGGTGCAACGCTTCATGCCGAACAGTTAGCACCGTTTTTTTCTCATCCGCGCGTGCTTGGGCTTGCGGAAGTGATGGACTATCCGTCGCTTTTGCAAGGAAAACAACATATGCTCGCTAAACTAACCGCTGCCACAGAAGCAAATAAACTAATCGACGGTCATTTAGCTGGTCTTAATGAAACAGCTGTGAACGTGTACCGAAGCGCCAATGTTCATACCGATCACGAGTGTGTCACGGTAGACGAGGCGCTCGCTCGCGTGCGACGTGGCATGTACGTTTTAATTCGGGAAGGCTCCGTCGCAAAAGATTTACACAAACTACTCCCAGCAGTCAATACGTATAACGCGCGCCGCTTTTTATTTTGTACAGACGATAAGCATATTGACGAACTTGTCACCGAAGGGAGCATCGATCATCATATTCGCCTAGCGATTCAAGCTGGTATAGAGCCGATAACAGCGATTCAAATGGCGACATTAAACGCCGCGGAATGTTATCGCCTATATACGAAAGGCGCTATCGCTCCTGGGTATGATGCCGACTTTTTGCTTGTGGATGATTTACAGTCGTTTTCGATTACGCATGTCTTTAAAAAAGGGACGCTCGTTGCTGAAAACGGATGCGCTACCTTTTCCGTAGCAAAAGCAACTTCGGTTGACAAAACAATTATACAATCCGTTCATACAAAAAAAGTAACAAAAGAAGATGTACAAATTCCATTTACACGCGGAAATTGCGCAAATGTCATTAAAATTGTTCCAAATCATTTGCATACAAAACGGCTCATCACAGAAGTGAACGTCCAACATGGTGTCTTCCAACCGTCACTCGAGCAAGATTTACTAAAACTTGTTGTTGTCGAACGTCACCGTGGGCTTGGAGTCGGTGTTGGCATCGTCAACGGATTCCAATTGAAAAAAGGGGCAATCGCCTCATCCATTGCGCATGATTCACATCACATCATCGCTACCGGAACAAATGATGACGACATCATTACTGCAATTGAACATATACAAAGGATAAACGGCGGGCTTGTCGTCGTCGAAAACGGACGTGTTTTAGCAGACTTGCCGCTTGAAATCGGTGGATTGATGACAGCGAAAAGTTACGAGCAGGTGTTAGAACGGTTACAAGCAATTCACAACGCCTTGACAGCGATTGGGGCAGCAAACGACTTTAATCCATTTATTACGCTCGCCTTTTTAGCGTTGCCTGTCATTCCAGAACTCAAATTAACCGACCAAGGCTTATTTGACGTCTCATCATTTCAATTTATCGATGTGGAGGTATAG
- a CDS encoding CamS family sex pheromone protein, with translation MKRLMILLTCTLLTLSACAPKFNQEEQVVQETDNKKQKAIIPKYNISNSYYRTILPFQPGEARGLVVENVNTRLDMDEFELGLMRIAQEKFSPSQYLFQQGQYLDRKTIESWLKRKQGNGEGLNPALGNEGTNEEKNKKHPLYISHILEHNYLIKTGNDKVQLGGVVIGLAMNSVHYYETEEGYPREVKISKSDMEKEGKKAAEEIVSRLRQIDGLREVPIVVGLFEQQPKSSIVPGHFFAVGYVDKGSNAIQDWEKINEEYYVFPSDEAEKNHRDDLVKFLNLKSDIEEFFPNYTGVIGRAFYRDDQLQQLTIDIVMQFYGKTEVIGFTQYVTGLLMEKMPDYMPISVYISSVRGPESIIIKSPDKNEPFVHIYQP, from the coding sequence ATGAAAAGGCTGATGATATTGCTCACTTGTACGCTTCTTACTTTGTCAGCATGCGCGCCAAAATTTAATCAAGAAGAGCAAGTTGTGCAAGAAACAGATAATAAAAAACAAAAGGCGATTATTCCAAAGTACAACATTTCTAACTCGTATTATCGCACAATTTTACCGTTTCAACCCGGAGAGGCGCGGGGACTTGTCGTTGAAAATGTGAATACACGATTAGATATGGATGAATTTGAACTCGGTTTAATGCGCATTGCGCAAGAAAAGTTTTCTCCGTCACAATATTTATTTCAACAAGGACAATATTTAGATCGAAAAACGATTGAGTCGTGGCTTAAGCGAAAACAAGGAAATGGCGAAGGGTTGAATCCTGCGCTCGGAAATGAAGGGACAAATGAAGAAAAAAATAAAAAACATCCACTCTACATTTCACATATTTTAGAGCACAACTACTTAATAAAAACAGGGAACGATAAAGTGCAATTAGGTGGAGTCGTCATCGGGCTTGCGATGAATTCCGTCCATTACTATGAAACAGAAGAAGGGTATCCGCGCGAAGTAAAAATTTCAAAAAGCGATATGGAGAAGGAAGGGAAAAAAGCAGCAGAAGAAATCGTTTCTCGTTTACGTCAAATCGATGGATTAAGAGAAGTACCGATTGTTGTTGGTTTATTTGAACAACAACCGAAATCGTCCATTGTTCCAGGGCACTTTTTTGCGGTTGGTTATGTTGATAAAGGAAGTAACGCCATTCAAGATTGGGAAAAAATAAATGAAGAATATTACGTGTTTCCATCGGATGAAGCGGAAAAAAACCATCGCGATGATTTAGTCAAGTTTTTAAATTTGAAATCCGATATTGAAGAATTTTTTCCGAATTACACAGGGGTGATCGGTAGGGCATTTTACCGTGATGACCAACTACAACAATTGACAATCGACATTGTTATGCAGTTTTACGGAAAAACAGAAGTTATTGGATTTACGCAATACGTCACAGGTCTTCTCATGGAAAAAATGCCTGATTATATGCCGATTTCCGTTTACATTTCTTCGGTGCGCGGACCGGAAAGTATCATTATAAAAAGCCCAGACAAAAATGAACCGTTTGTTCACATCTACCAACCATAA